One window of the Triticum dicoccoides isolate Atlit2015 ecotype Zavitan chromosome 3B, WEW_v2.0, whole genome shotgun sequence genome contains the following:
- the LOC119278116 gene encoding uncharacterized protein LOC119278116, whose amino-acid sequence MPASMPKLLFLLLLLLAAAAHSSPEVPDAAGAGSEQAAVRMVPMAPAGGSGFSGVVLNETRRRLGSFQLCAPCTCCGGPRGVCVLSPCCYAINCNIPNRPFGFCSFTPRSCDCLHCNV is encoded by the exons ATGCCCGCCTCCATGCCCAagctgctcttcctcctcctcctcctcctcgccgcggcCGCCCACTCTTCACCg GAGGTGCCGGATGCGGCGGGAGCGGGGTCCGAGCAGGCGGCGGTGCGCATGGTGCCGATGGCCCCGGCTGGGGGGTCGGGGTTCAGCGGGGTGGTGCTGAACGAGACGCGGCGGCGGCTGGGGAGCTTCCAGCTCTGCGCGCCCTGCACCTGCTGCGGCGGGCCCAGGGGCGTCTGCGTCCTCTCCCCGTGCTGCTACGCCATCAACTGCAACATCCCCAACCGCCCCTTCGGATTCTGCTCCTTCACGCCCAGGTCATGCGACTGCCTCCACTGCAACGTCTGA